From Coffea arabica cultivar ET-39 chromosome 10e, Coffea Arabica ET-39 HiFi, whole genome shotgun sequence, one genomic window encodes:
- the LOC140015159 gene encoding uncharacterized protein, producing the protein MLDVKFVAICEPKAGMAQIESIQLRLGFDAAEANASGDIWVFHSSPFVCSVVGRSSQHLSLQVQHPWLPRPLVVSFVHASCSLEERQTLWQALLTNKPNSLPWCVCGDFNVIMEPQEKRGGQPFGINKGRELLSFMEEAAVFNAGFTGSTFTWCNNRKRRARIWKRLDRLLINGV; encoded by the coding sequence ATGCTTGACGTTAAGTTTGTTGCAATATGTGAACCCAAGGCTGGGATGGCCCAAATTGAATCCATTCAGCTACGGTTGGGGTTTGATGCAGCCGAGGCTAACGCTTCAGGCGATATATGGGTTTTCCATAGCTCGCCGTTTGTATGCTCCGTGGTAGGTCGCTCGTCCCAACATCTCTCCCTTCAAGTCCAGCACCCCTGGTTGCCCAGGCCGTTAGTTGTTTCATTTGTTCATGCGAGTTGTTCATTGGAGGAAAGACAGACGCTGTGGCAGGCACTATTGACTAATAAACCGAATTCCCTACCTTGGTGCGTATGCGGGGACTTCAACGTGATCATGGAACCCCAGGAGAAGAGAGGAGGGCAgccttttggcatcaataagGGTAGAGAGCTATTGTCCTTTATGGAGGAGGCTGCGGTATTTAATGCGGGGTTTACGGGATCAACCTTTACTTGGTGCAACAATCGAAAGAGAAGAGCAAGGATTTGGAAGAGGTTGGATAGACTATTGATTAATGgggtgtga